One Streptomyces sp. V4I8 genomic window carries:
- a CDS encoding AAA family ATPase produces the protein MTDLVSYGPDSRDGRVYDMPEGLQLAIDVALATDRPLLLSGDPGSGKSSLAPFYARDTGMRYYEHVVTSRTQATDLLWTFDSVRRLADAQAHRGMLNDGDYIEPGVLWWSLAPESAHTRGGLLKPRHRHDPLDRFYRQHLTKGAVVLIDEIDKADPDVPNSLLVPLGSQEFTVAETGTPVRREAAVGTPLIIITTNGERELPQAFLRRCVTFTLPHPTRESLMRIAELHLREEGAALDPPTLNLAGALADELMKVRTDKGVRRERLPSTAEYLDALRACRTLNLSPVHPQWPLIRSLTLTKSPQREP, from the coding sequence GTGACCGATCTCGTCTCGTACGGTCCCGACTCCAGGGACGGCCGGGTCTACGACATGCCGGAGGGCCTCCAGCTGGCCATCGACGTGGCGCTGGCCACCGACCGGCCCCTGCTGCTGAGCGGGGACCCTGGATCCGGCAAGTCGTCCCTGGCCCCGTTCTACGCTCGTGACACCGGCATGCGGTACTACGAGCACGTGGTCACGTCCCGCACCCAGGCAACCGACCTGCTGTGGACGTTCGACAGCGTGCGCAGGCTGGCGGACGCACAGGCGCACCGCGGCATGCTGAACGACGGCGACTACATCGAGCCCGGTGTCCTGTGGTGGTCGCTCGCCCCCGAGTCGGCCCACACCCGGGGTGGCCTCCTCAAGCCGCGCCACCGGCACGACCCGCTCGACCGGTTCTACCGGCAGCATCTGACGAAGGGCGCCGTCGTCCTCATCGACGAGATCGACAAGGCCGACCCGGACGTGCCCAACAGCCTGCTGGTACCGCTGGGTTCACAGGAGTTCACCGTCGCCGAGACCGGGACTCCCGTCCGCCGCGAGGCCGCCGTCGGCACGCCGCTGATCATCATCACCACCAACGGGGAGCGCGAACTCCCGCAGGCGTTCCTGCGGCGCTGTGTCACCTTCACCCTGCCCCACCCGACCCGCGAGAGCCTGATGAGGATCGCGGAGCTGCATCTGCGGGAAGAGGGGGCGGCCCTGGACCCGCCGACACTGAACCTCGCCGGTGCGCTCGCCGACGAGCTCATGAAGGTACGGACGGACAAAGGGGTCCGGCGCGAGCGGCTGCCGAGCACCGCCGAGTACCTGGACGCGCTGCGCGCCTGCCGCACACTGAACCTCAGTCCGGTCCATCCGCAATGGCCCCTCATTCGCAGCCTGACACTGACCAAGTCCCCGCAGCGGGAGCCGTGA
- a CDS encoding toll/interleukin-1 receptor domain-containing protein, with protein sequence MGDVFISHSARGDAFAMAVLQRIEKRLKRRNHHPLVDQSDIPPGDEWRPKIVHWLARCDAAVVLLNEKALESTWVRREVNILLWRRALGAPLLVVPVLLDGLTTAAVKIAGLEELRPIQFARTERGEQPDVKSLSDQVLERFAELPEAATGDDPMSTWLRRLGLYLSEVQRRSGLLVDAARALESENEYLADVTAQHGGCLFLAQQFLVAPPERMEAALDALAPSLPDDTLRRLAAALTPTWVDEEAARGVLPGPDRRPRRMTVLLNARATGTAEQYIRRATCAATQGFEVRSVGSLPMGEDRVGERFRMWENAVWREFFEADDEDDRVLPHDVDTRTHYLVINELCPPDEEFAQAVRLLHGSFSWLIVLVTTGTPEPDLQVRAAFENAVLLRPLLTQQDEQTAKLRNKRLCKLHEQLAGTYS encoded by the coding sequence GTGGGGGACGTGTTCATCAGTCACAGCGCTCGGGGCGACGCGTTCGCCATGGCTGTCCTGCAGAGGATCGAGAAGCGCCTCAAGCGGCGGAACCACCACCCGCTGGTGGACCAGTCGGACATCCCGCCCGGCGACGAGTGGCGCCCCAAGATCGTCCACTGGCTCGCGCGCTGCGACGCGGCGGTCGTTCTGCTCAACGAGAAGGCGCTGGAGTCCACCTGGGTACGGCGCGAGGTCAACATCCTCTTGTGGCGCAGGGCGCTCGGCGCACCTCTGCTGGTGGTGCCCGTCCTGCTGGACGGGCTCACCACCGCGGCCGTCAAGATCGCCGGGCTGGAGGAGCTCAGGCCGATCCAGTTCGCGCGGACCGAGCGCGGCGAACAGCCGGATGTCAAGAGCCTCTCCGACCAGGTGCTGGAGCGGTTCGCCGAGCTTCCCGAGGCGGCCACGGGCGACGACCCGATGAGTACCTGGCTCAGACGGCTCGGCCTCTATCTCTCCGAGGTCCAGCGGCGGTCCGGTCTGCTGGTCGACGCCGCGAGAGCGCTCGAGTCCGAGAACGAGTACCTGGCCGATGTCACCGCTCAGCACGGCGGCTGTCTGTTCCTGGCCCAGCAGTTCCTGGTGGCGCCTCCCGAGCGGATGGAGGCGGCTCTCGACGCCCTCGCCCCGTCACTGCCGGACGACACCCTCCGCCGGCTGGCCGCGGCGCTGACGCCCACCTGGGTCGACGAGGAGGCCGCCCGCGGTGTGCTCCCCGGACCGGACAGACGCCCCCGCCGGATGACAGTCCTGCTCAACGCCCGGGCGACCGGCACGGCCGAACAGTACATACGCCGGGCGACCTGCGCGGCCACCCAGGGCTTCGAGGTGAGGTCGGTCGGGAGTCTGCCCATGGGCGAGGACCGGGTCGGGGAACGGTTCCGTATGTGGGAGAACGCGGTGTGGCGGGAGTTCTTCGAAGCCGACGACGAGGACGACCGGGTGCTGCCCCATGATGTCGATACGCGGACCCACTACCTCGTCATCAACGAACTCTGCCCGCCCGACGAGGAGTTCGCGCAGGCCGTCAGGTTGCTGCACGGATCCTTCTCCTGGCTGATCGTCCTGGTGACGACCGGCACGCCGGAGCCGGACCTCCAGGTCCGGGCCGCCTTCGAGAACGCGGTGCTGCTGCGGCCCCTGCTCACCCAGCAGGACGAGCAGACGGCGAAGCTCCGCAACAAGCGCCTCTGCAAACTGCATGAACAACTGGCAGGTACGTACTCATAG
- a CDS encoding TetR/AcrR family transcriptional regulator, with protein sequence MRASAQERRDSVVRAAVTEFVKGGLHGTPTAAIALRVGVSQPYLFRLFPGKRALFTAATIRSFECSAAVYAHAARDLRGAAALEAMTRSRDVLLGENGVLLMRLQAVTAAASGADPALASVVRGRWSRLWDLVQERSGAPSSALSAFFADEALVTVRESLAARDAG encoded by the coding sequence ATGAGGGCGAGTGCGCAGGAACGGCGGGACAGTGTCGTCCGCGCCGCGGTGACCGAGTTCGTCAAGGGCGGTCTGCACGGCACGCCCACCGCGGCGATCGCCCTGCGGGTCGGGGTGTCCCAGCCCTATCTGTTCCGGCTCTTCCCCGGCAAGCGCGCGCTCTTCACGGCCGCGACGATCCGGTCGTTCGAGTGCTCGGCGGCCGTCTACGCCCACGCGGCGCGTGACCTCCGGGGGGCCGCCGCCCTGGAGGCCATGACCCGCTCCCGCGACGTCCTCCTCGGTGAGAACGGTGTCCTGCTGATGCGGTTGCAAGCCGTGACAGCGGCCGCCTCGGGGGCCGATCCCGCCCTCGCCTCGGTCGTCCGCGGTCGCTGGTCGAGGCTCTGGGACCTCGTCCAGGAACGGTCCGGGGCCCCGTCGTCCGCGCTCAGCGCGTTTTTCGCTGACGAGGCGCTGGTGACGGTGAGGGAGAGTTTGGCGGCGCGGGACGCAGGATGA